The Acidianus manzaensis genome has a window encoding:
- a CDS encoding DEAD/DEAH box helicase, which translates to MIKEFEDVIKKSLGFSLFPYQKYVSDEIIKSIEQKDKKFIVVSMPTGSGKTIIELLMAYYLLEKGIKNVLVLEPTRLLCDQMYYKFWKKVFDNVGMEYEGDCTAFEQGKKIIVSTPFTASKCAPEFDAIIVDEAHHAFGDMRYEETIADLEPKILLGFTALLPSYKKYLIEPRIVQELGNPLFLNYDFKALSQIDKTFNPPKAIADIFDAEMNKEEDSVYDAFFRRLIKGNKDTLKFLEGTLYSYGKEAFCESFNRLSGKVEENPYVDFLCQSKELSHKARALKEILTIYKIEDFKPVLIFTSRKATAYEFEKAIYDLDPKRIKVLTGDSTRFERQKIVQSAKRGDIDVIISTLVGEEGIDIPEAKLLIMTDVPQSALRFYQRLGRLIRSKASDEKKESDGKENSEDQIKYLVVALTPKTPEYDNLDDALRNLYLEGVDVSYIVEKKEGKGPIARVIDIVNKSGNVISYEKLTGNKALDVFEALLSPKETSDQMNNYIDRAIKEGKLFYYYNTDSLGNFVSKILLAGYCNLCYGEQCNNLCTNDIRGISRIVLEKKNRIRIEKKAILRMYMTLVSPEKIDDEIKNFENIKNDIIEKLKGKDYNVNISSSEKGTTYSVILNTSVSINGITVYPKIQIDYYDVRDKEKDIAKINSQIIAYKGVYLFYKYFDK; encoded by the coding sequence ATGATAAAAGAATTCGAAGACGTGATAAAGAAATCTCTTGGATTTTCTCTTTTTCCTTATCAAAAATATGTTAGCGATGAAATAATAAAATCTATAGAACAGAAGGATAAAAAGTTCATAGTAGTTTCTATGCCTACTGGGAGTGGAAAAACAATAATTGAACTACTAATGGCATATTATCTTCTAGAAAAAGGAATAAAAAATGTCCTAGTTCTTGAACCTACTAGATTACTTTGTGATCAAATGTATTACAAGTTTTGGAAAAAAGTTTTCGATAATGTAGGTATGGAATATGAAGGAGATTGTACAGCATTTGAACAAGGTAAAAAAATTATAGTTTCAACTCCTTTTACAGCATCTAAGTGCGCTCCAGAATTTGATGCGATAATAGTGGATGAAGCTCATCATGCTTTTGGTGACATGAGATATGAAGAGACAATAGCTGATTTAGAACCGAAAATATTACTAGGATTTACTGCATTGTTACCATCATATAAGAAATATCTTATTGAGCCTAGAATAGTTCAAGAACTTGGAAATCCATTATTTCTAAATTATGATTTTAAGGCATTATCTCAAATTGATAAAACGTTTAATCCTCCTAAAGCTATTGCAGATATTTTTGATGCCGAAATGAATAAAGAAGAGGATAGTGTATATGATGCTTTCTTTAGACGATTAATAAAAGGTAATAAAGATACTCTAAAATTTCTAGAAGGTACTCTTTACAGTTATGGTAAAGAAGCTTTTTGTGAAAGTTTTAATAGACTTTCAGGCAAAGTAGAGGAGAACCCTTACGTTGATTTCCTTTGTCAATCAAAAGAATTAAGCCATAAAGCTAGAGCTTTAAAAGAAATATTAACAATCTACAAGATTGAAGATTTTAAGCCAGTATTAATTTTTACTTCCAGAAAAGCCACAGCATATGAATTTGAAAAAGCAATTTATGATTTAGATCCTAAAAGGATAAAAGTTTTGACAGGAGATTCTACAAGATTTGAAAGACAAAAAATAGTGCAAAGTGCAAAAAGAGGAGACATAGACGTTATAATATCTACTTTAGTCGGAGAAGAAGGAATAGACATACCAGAAGCTAAGCTTTTAATAATGACTGATGTACCTCAGAGTGCTTTAAGATTCTATCAAAGATTAGGCAGACTAATTAGGAGTAAAGCTTCAGACGAAAAGAAAGAAAGTGATGGAAAAGAAAATAGTGAAGATCAAATAAAATACTTGGTAGTAGCATTAACTCCTAAAACTCCGGAGTACGATAACCTAGACGATGCCTTAAGAAATCTTTACTTAGAAGGTGTTGATGTGAGTTACATTGTAGAGAAAAAAGAAGGAAAAGGTCCAATAGCTAGAGTTATAGATATTGTAAATAAATCTGGTAATGTAATATCATATGAAAAATTAACGGGAAATAAAGCATTAGATGTTTTTGAAGCATTACTTTCTCCAAAAGAAACATCCGATCAGATGAACAATTATATAGATAGAGCAATTAAAGAAGGTAAATTATTTTATTATTATAATACAGACTCATTAGGTAATTTTGTCTCTAAGATTTTATTAGCTGGATACTGCAATTTATGTTACGGAGAGCAATGTAATAATTTATGTACGAATGATATTAGGGGAATAAGTAGAATTGTATTGGAAAAGAAGAATAGAATTAGAATTGAAAAAAAGGCTATTTTAAGAATGTATATGACGTTAGTGTCTCCAGAAAAAATTGATGATGAAATAAAAAATTTTGAAAACATAAAAAATGATATAATAGAGAAGCTAAAAGGTAAAGATTACAATGTTAATATATCCAGTTCAGAGAAAGGTACTACTTATTCAGTCATATTAAATACTTCTGTAAGCATAAATGGAATTACAGTATACCCAAAAATTCAGATAGATTATTATGATGTTAGAGATAAAGAAAAAGATATTGCTAAAATTAATTCACAAATAATAGCTTATAAAGGAGTATATCTATTTTATAAATATTTTGATAAATAA
- a CDS encoding MFS transporter, whose translation MKQYIHSVTSSTLAWAGNIYDLVLITYAYTFLHQYLGLTYFELTLLFSLGLIGRVIGASIFGKIADTRGRKIVALTGTAGYGIFQTMFAFSTIFPLMALFRTIEGAFMGAQWTACTVLAIEQVPKGKIQLVNSIVQAGYAIGYALTGVSYFFLSSSLHTLFGYRLFMLTGSIPLILVPYIYFKVTENFKSTVKTEKINIKDYKNYLIKASLAMSGMFIAYLSVFSIYPDFASAENFQASYIGILMAVANGLQAISYITFGRLSSIMSPFKLVYIGIVGVIVSAFLSMPMFSFLHSIPIMSTGVYLYAFTVGFWPLISGIVASSVPTEIRAFLTGTSYNIGAVAGGIISALLGEIIASFGMASLPYFVDAINFASLSVVFVSMYTWPKPTKIAVS comes from the coding sequence ATGAAGCAATATATTCATTCAGTAACTTCCTCAACTTTAGCATGGGCAGGTAATATTTACGATTTAGTTTTAATTACCTATGCATATACTTTTCTTCATCAGTATCTAGGATTAACTTATTTTGAATTAACACTCTTATTTTCTTTAGGGCTAATAGGAAGAGTAATAGGAGCATCCATCTTCGGTAAAATTGCAGACACAAGAGGAAGGAAGATTGTCGCACTAACTGGAACTGCAGGATACGGTATATTTCAAACTATGTTCGCATTTTCTACTATATTTCCACTAATGGCATTATTTAGAACAATAGAAGGAGCTTTTATGGGTGCACAATGGACAGCCTGTACAGTACTGGCAATAGAGCAAGTACCAAAAGGTAAAATACAGCTAGTTAATAGCATAGTTCAGGCAGGATATGCTATAGGATATGCACTAACTGGTGTATCATATTTCTTCTTAAGTAGTTCATTGCATACGCTTTTTGGATATCGTTTATTTATGCTAACTGGATCAATACCTCTTATTTTAGTTCCTTATATTTATTTCAAAGTAACTGAAAATTTCAAATCAACAGTAAAGACTGAAAAAATTAATATAAAAGATTACAAAAATTATTTAATAAAAGCATCTCTAGCAATGTCTGGAATGTTTATAGCATATTTATCAGTATTTAGTATATATCCTGATTTTGCATCAGCTGAAAATTTTCAAGCATCATATATTGGAATTTTAATGGCAGTAGCTAATGGCTTGCAAGCTATCTCATATATAACTTTTGGTAGGTTATCTTCTATAATGAGTCCTTTCAAATTAGTATATATTGGGATAGTAGGAGTTATAGTTTCAGCATTTCTATCTATGCCAATGTTTTCATTCTTGCATTCTATTCCTATAATGTCTACAGGAGTTTACTTATATGCTTTTACTGTAGGTTTTTGGCCCTTAATTTCTGGGATAGTAGCAAGTAGTGTACCAACAGAAATTAGAGCATTTCTAACTGGAACAAGTTATAATATAGGTGCTGTAGCAGGAGGAATAATTTCAGCATTATTAGGAGAAATAATAGCGTCATTTGGAATGGCATCATTACCTTATTTTGTTGATGCAATAAACTTTGCTTCTTTATCAGTAGTATTTGTTTCTATGTATACTTGGCCTAAACCAACTAAAATAGCAGTCTCATAA
- a CDS encoding cryptochrome/photolyase family protein has translation MNCAFIFRRDLRIYDNTGLLHAGEECEKVYPIFILDPRQVENNPYKSEKAVHFMYNSLKDLDLQIKENGGEGLIIFHGIAEEVVRNLSSKIDYFYVNEDYSPFSIKRDQDIEAIANLKSYQDYLLSSKDIIPRSFTSFYLKVKDKVREPKEVKEINFGFLEGDINIGELKSENLRIKGGRKEGLELLERAKHVNFEKRDFPSLENYTYLSPHLKFGTISIREAYFAVNNESFRRELYWRDFYTLIGYHYDVFGKPFKREYSNINWENNKEYFELWKEGRTGYPIIDSGMRELNETGYINNRIRMLVSYFLVKVLFIDWRWGEMYFAQKLIDYDPLINNGNWQWIASTGTDYIFRVFDPWKQQKIYDQNAEYIKKWVKELRDYSAEEIHSLWKKGNIIDWRKRVNLVKQEYDRAKNKDNKLNN, from the coding sequence ATGAATTGTGCATTTATATTTCGAAGAGATTTAAGAATTTACGATAATACTGGACTATTACATGCAGGAGAAGAATGTGAAAAAGTGTATCCAATTTTTATCTTAGATCCTAGACAAGTTGAAAATAATCCCTATAAATCAGAAAAGGCTGTTCATTTCATGTACAACTCATTGAAAGACTTAGATTTGCAAATTAAAGAAAATGGAGGAGAAGGATTAATAATATTCCATGGAATTGCTGAAGAAGTAGTAAGAAATCTATCTTCCAAAATAGATTATTTTTACGTTAATGAGGATTATTCACCTTTTAGTATAAAAAGAGATCAAGACATAGAAGCTATAGCTAATTTAAAATCTTATCAAGATTATTTGCTATCAAGTAAAGATATTATTCCAAGATCTTTTACTTCATTTTATTTAAAGGTAAAGGATAAAGTTAGAGAACCCAAAGAAGTAAAGGAAATAAATTTTGGCTTTTTAGAGGGAGACATAAATATAGGTGAATTGAAATCTGAAAATTTAAGAATAAAAGGAGGAAGAAAAGAAGGACTCGAATTACTTGAAAGAGCAAAGCATGTCAACTTCGAAAAAAGAGATTTTCCTAGCTTGGAAAACTATACTTACTTATCGCCTCATTTAAAATTTGGAACTATTTCGATAAGAGAAGCATATTTTGCAGTAAATAACGAGAGTTTTAGAAGAGAATTGTATTGGAGAGATTTTTACACACTTATAGGGTATCATTATGATGTTTTTGGAAAACCTTTCAAAAGAGAATATTCAAATATAAATTGGGAGAATAATAAAGAATATTTTGAGTTATGGAAAGAAGGTCGAACAGGATACCCTATTATTGATTCTGGAATGAGAGAACTTAACGAAACTGGTTATATTAACAATAGAATAAGAATGCTTGTATCTTATTTTCTAGTAAAAGTTCTATTTATAGACTGGAGATGGGGAGAAATGTATTTTGCGCAGAAATTAATAGATTATGATCCACTTATTAACAATGGAAACTGGCAATGGATAGCGTCAACAGGAACGGATTATATTTTTAGAGTTTTTGATCCCTGGAAACAACAGAAGATTTATGATCAAAATGCTGAATACATAAAGAAATGGGTAAAAGAATTAAGAGATTATTCAGCAGAGGAAATTCACTCATTATGGAAAAAAGGAAATATTATAGATTGGAGAAAAAGGGTAAATTTAGTTAAGCAAGAGTACGACAGAGCAAAAAATAAAGATAATAAATTAAATAACTAA
- a CDS encoding creatininase family protein has product MYLLYSTRDEIKGKIGLLPVGSIEQHGPHLPMGTDIIIAEEIAKNVEKEFPNDVVLFPSIYYGCSLEHNGFPYLGVQYISFLNYMLDIIEKSKELFKSIIIINGHGGNESILDIIRRQINFTSSEFKVYIFSMVGRDSNLFEAIDMHAGSLETSRMKYLHPELVKEDKIKEIKNLTVKDGVFKEITTKEANPYGVINIGKLEIDPEKGKISIQKASTELKELVIKILEKEK; this is encoded by the coding sequence ATGTATCTTTTATATTCTACAAGAGATGAAATAAAAGGGAAAATAGGACTATTACCAGTTGGGAGTATAGAACAACATGGCCCTCACTTACCTATGGGAACTGATATAATAATAGCAGAAGAAATCGCAAAAAACGTTGAAAAAGAGTTTCCAAACGATGTAGTATTATTTCCTTCTATCTATTATGGTTGCTCATTAGAACACAACGGATTCCCTTACTTAGGTGTCCAATATATTAGTTTTCTAAACTATATGCTAGATATAATAGAAAAATCGAAAGAATTATTCAAATCGATAATTATAATAAATGGACATGGAGGAAATGAATCAATATTAGATATAATACGAAGACAGATTAACTTTACTTCAAGTGAGTTCAAAGTATATATATTTAGCATGGTAGGTAGAGATAGTAATCTATTTGAGGCAATTGACATGCATGCTGGATCGCTGGAGACTTCTAGAATGAAATATCTCCATCCAGAATTAGTTAAAGAAGATAAGATAAAAGAAATAAAGAACCTCACTGTAAAAGATGGCGTATTTAAGGAAATCACTACTAAAGAAGCTAATCCTTATGGGGTTATAAACATTGGAAAATTAGAAATAGATCCTGAAAAAGGTAAGATTTCAATTCAAAAAGCTAGCACAGAATTAAAAGAATTAGTGATAAAAATACTGGAAAAAGAAAAGTAG
- a CDS encoding YkgJ family cysteine cluster protein has protein sequence MINEEEINKLTKEALRSNLDSLGRIINFLGKYENSPIAKFGIYSIIFQYVFNTHEETGKLCRQCGGKCCKVGYPVPVYNFDYNEMKKHLQLKLQKQGDIYLLPRPCPFQKDWMCTIHQFKPYACLSYPFATEDEQMNTIKEYNGKGLPNFHVPEYCLSGKMVIEYMKEVYTNLKNKLNRDPSPKELYEEIKRIFSNK, from the coding sequence ATGATTAACGAAGAAGAAATAAATAAACTAACTAAAGAGGCGTTGAGATCTAATCTAGATAGTCTCGGTAGAATTATTAATTTCCTAGGAAAATATGAAAATTCTCCAATAGCTAAATTTGGAATATACTCTATAATTTTTCAATATGTCTTTAATACTCATGAAGAGACTGGCAAACTTTGTAGGCAATGTGGAGGGAAATGTTGTAAAGTTGGATATCCAGTACCAGTATATAACTTTGATTACAATGAAATGAAAAAACATCTTCAATTAAAACTACAAAAACAAGGTGATATTTATTTATTACCTAGACCTTGTCCTTTTCAAAAAGATTGGATGTGTACTATTCATCAATTTAAACCTTATGCATGTTTATCGTATCCCTTTGCTACAGAAGATGAGCAGATGAATACTATAAAGGAGTACAATGGAAAAGGGCTTCCAAACTTTCATGTTCCTGAGTATTGTCTTTCTGGTAAAATGGTAATAGAATATATGAAAGAAGTTTATACGAATTTGAAGAATAAACTTAACAGAGATCCATCTCCTAAGGAATTATATGAAGAGATAAAGAGAATATTTTCAAATAAATAG
- a CDS encoding MFS transporter produces the protein MRETTKLALLGGMRSLGGSMVWPFIGFALYETYHFSFTFVSIFYILQGIVSIIAYILGGYLTDFLGRIKIMILSSIFSSISLFLAFLINIPIAVSLLILIQTLFNSIYNVGNTSIIGDLNKEFTNLVRSFSKIRVGINAGWSVGPVIGGLLFTTLGFRDILFFASILSLLALPLLFKFPEFKGKIEVSFHLTKNLAKFLIPTFFTFMIMGQLGFSLLTYYNLVDKFTTFQVSLLFMINGLLIVMFQNMIGKKLTTKMIIPGMAIYSIAYFSIAFITNFLWACIDVGAITLGEMIVSPLSQAIASSLTDKETRGRTIGVYGMITALGRVSGSSFSSYLMNYFLYSPLLLWGAIASSGVISIIFYYIFKTYMQNLT, from the coding sequence GTGAGAGAAACAACTAAGCTAGCTTTGTTAGGAGGAATGAGATCGCTAGGAGGATCTATGGTATGGCCATTTATAGGATTTGCATTATATGAAACTTATCATTTTAGTTTTACCTTCGTCTCAATATTTTATATTCTTCAAGGCATTGTAAGTATAATAGCGTACATTTTAGGCGGATATCTAACAGACTTTTTAGGACGAATAAAAATTATGATATTATCGTCTATCTTTTCTTCCATTTCCTTATTTTTAGCTTTTTTAATAAATATACCAATAGCAGTAAGTTTACTTATTTTAATTCAAACGTTATTTAATTCAATCTATAATGTAGGAAATACTTCAATAATAGGAGATCTAAATAAAGAATTCACCAATCTAGTTAGATCATTTAGCAAAATAAGAGTAGGTATAAATGCAGGATGGAGTGTTGGACCTGTTATAGGCGGATTATTATTCACTACTCTGGGATTTAGAGATATATTATTCTTCGCTTCAATTCTATCTCTTTTGGCACTTCCATTATTATTCAAGTTCCCTGAATTCAAAGGAAAAATAGAAGTTTCGTTTCATTTAACTAAAAACCTAGCTAAGTTTTTGATTCCAACATTTTTCACATTTATGATTATGGGCCAATTAGGATTTTCTTTATTGACTTACTATAATTTAGTTGATAAATTTACTACTTTTCAAGTTAGTTTACTCTTCATGATTAATGGCTTACTAATAGTTATGTTTCAAAATATGATAGGAAAGAAACTAACAACTAAAATGATAATCCCCGGAATGGCTATATATTCTATTGCATATTTTAGTATTGCTTTCATAACTAATTTCTTATGGGCTTGCATAGATGTTGGAGCTATAACTTTAGGAGAAATGATTGTTTCTCCTTTATCTCAAGCAATAGCTTCATCCCTAACAGATAAGGAAACTAGAGGCAGAACTATTGGAGTATACGGAATGATTACCGCATTGGGCAGAGTTAGTGGATCTTCCTTTTCAAGTTACTTAATGAACTATTTTCTTTATTCTCCTTTATTATTATGGGGGGCAATAGCAAGTTCTGGAGTTATTTCTATTATATTTTACTATATCTTTAAGACATATATGCAAAACTTAACATAA
- a CDS encoding MFS transporter has translation MLSKTQLVLIAVGTSLSFWDIFNVPYIVDDASKIIGLYSSLILSAEMFGYFIGGSINGYLASIKGRKFGMLLSMGLIAIGSFIGFISTSYIELFLAEFIIGFGIEGEVATIPAYVSEMTETNSRGKAVGISTLGGFLMSLVVGPIAVIAGDNWRLLFLPSLVISIFAFIFRINLPESTLWIQKSTKNSKKVIFKLNKTVLIFLLIWFTSYFAGYSLFASPVFSLISLKGFSNATLYYTYILYGDPIGVVVGSIINDRIERKISTFTANFLGGLLIMTMPLFGGVPFILVGFIAMFFQGFKFPTMYAYTAENFSTEIRSLSYGIADGIGHLGGVVGPIIFSALYSSNILLSFIVVGIVSAISGIMIITKGIKTKGKSLEELEQTVLLSKN, from the coding sequence ATGTTAAGTAAAACACAATTGGTTTTAATCGCAGTAGGTACATCATTAAGTTTTTGGGATATTTTTAATGTTCCTTATATAGTTGACGATGCCTCTAAAATTATAGGACTTTATTCTTCTTTAATACTTTCAGCAGAAATGTTTGGATATTTTATAGGAGGAAGCATAAATGGCTATCTGGCAAGCATAAAAGGACGAAAGTTTGGTATGCTTTTATCTATGGGCTTAATAGCTATTGGATCATTTATAGGATTTATATCTACTAGTTATATAGAATTGTTCTTAGCTGAATTTATTATAGGTTTCGGAATAGAAGGAGAAGTAGCTACAATACCTGCTTATGTTTCTGAGATGACAGAAACTAATTCAAGGGGGAAAGCTGTAGGTATAAGCACATTAGGAGGATTTTTAATGAGTTTGGTAGTCGGACCAATAGCAGTAATAGCAGGAGATAATTGGAGATTATTATTCTTACCTAGTTTGGTAATATCAATTTTTGCATTTATATTTAGAATCAACTTGCCAGAATCAACATTGTGGATTCAAAAAAGTACAAAGAATTCCAAAAAAGTTATCTTTAAATTAAATAAAACAGTTCTAATCTTCTTACTAATTTGGTTTACAAGTTATTTTGCTGGATATTCTCTTTTTGCCTCCCCAGTATTTTCACTTATTTCATTAAAAGGATTTTCAAATGCAACATTATACTATACTTATATACTATATGGAGACCCTATTGGAGTAGTAGTAGGATCAATAATAAATGATAGAATAGAAAGGAAAATCTCAACATTCACAGCAAACTTTTTAGGAGGCTTACTGATAATGACCATGCCATTATTTGGAGGAGTGCCATTTATTTTAGTAGGTTTTATCGCAATGTTTTTCCAAGGATTCAAATTCCCTACAATGTACGCCTATACAGCAGAAAACTTTAGTACAGAAATAAGATCTCTAAGTTACGGAATAGCTGATGGAATAGGACACTTAGGAGGCGTAGTAGGTCCTATAATATTTTCTGCGTTATATTCTTCTAATATTTTGCTATCTTTCATTGTAGTAGGTATAGTGTCAGCAATCTCTGGAATCATGATAATAACAAAGGGCATAAAGACAAAAGGAAAAAGCTTAGAAGAATTAGAACAAACAGTTTTACTTAGCAAGAATTAA
- a CDS encoding DMT family transporter, producing the protein MSKLRSIYYLIPYVIISSFNYIFAKEAVASSSPFIFNLIRYTVSAGIFFALGGKLIFNRDIITLSIFTTTSSVLWAYGLIYVSPAASAVLSYSMPLFSLPLAFLIIKEKPSYIEYAGLSIGFLGVILYSIPLASHLGSLFGAILTIANAIFWAGFTVYYRKLKDYNIYDINMSQFVIGSLLLTPFTISVHTISFTSEFIEGIIYTSTLGGAVSFFLWNLLAKAERISKLTVSSFSVPIFSTVIQMVENDDLPPGFQIAGIIIMFIGILVSRLRTGISIIDKGIRRNRKVIKTKL; encoded by the coding sequence TTGTCAAAATTGAGGTCAATATATTATTTGATTCCTTATGTCATAATCTCATCTTTTAATTACATATTCGCTAAAGAGGCAGTAGCTTCATCTTCACCATTTATCTTTAATCTAATAAGATACACAGTATCAGCAGGTATATTTTTTGCTCTAGGAGGAAAGCTTATATTTAATAGAGATATTATTACCCTATCTATTTTTACTACTACAAGTTCAGTATTATGGGCTTATGGTCTAATTTATGTGTCGCCTGCTGCTAGCGCAGTATTAAGCTATTCTATGCCTCTCTTCTCTTTGCCTTTAGCTTTCCTTATAATAAAAGAGAAGCCTAGCTATATAGAATATGCTGGATTATCTATAGGTTTTTTAGGAGTAATATTGTATTCAATACCTTTAGCTTCTCATTTGGGTTCACTATTTGGTGCGATATTAACTATAGCTAATGCTATATTTTGGGCAGGATTTACGGTATACTATAGGAAATTGAAAGATTATAATATTTATGATATAAATATGTCTCAATTTGTTATTGGCTCGTTGTTGTTAACACCTTTTACTATTTCAGTTCATACAATAAGTTTTACTTCAGAATTTATAGAAGGTATAATTTATACTTCGACTTTAGGAGGAGCAGTATCTTTCTTCTTATGGAATTTATTAGCTAAAGCAGAAAGAATATCAAAATTAACAGTATCCTCATTTTCTGTTCCAATATTCTCGACTGTAATACAAATGGTAGAAAATGACGACTTACCACCTGGATTTCAAATAGCCGGAATTATAATTATGTTTATTGGAATATTAGTTTCTAGATTGAGGACTGGCATATCCATTATTGATAAAGGAATAAGAAGAAATAGGAAAGTGATAAAGACAAAATTATAG
- the treH1 gene encoding alpha,alpha-trehalase TreH1, translating to MKSLPCINNEFTGALIDGTKIVWLPFPRYDSSPVFSYLLDENRGGFFDISGEVLKQEYIIPNVLLTTLKDGSEITDSLLRGEHSLIRKIVAKSPLIVNIYPTFNYGKNKAVVEQIGKNVYKFSNVESTEFLEVHFVFDNIEKISSNSWRINGEGYIYLGYFQDERFGIYGKNIVTFDPARGLERTINYWKNEMKRGRSKGKLLNLDIPGFSGEEILDAYQNSSGILLGLLYNPTGAVVAAPTTSLPEIEGGSRNWDYRFAWVRDSSIIADALISAGYSNEARRIIEFLSRMVSFTTKPFMYPLYGVDGSVPPKEIEIPWLSGYANSKPIRVGNAAAAQLQLDLEGFFLDAMYKYYRATGDENYIKAHLDVIEYIADWVSENWKLKDVGIWEERGVQEHFIHSKVMMWVALDRAGKLLNAIDMENPWKDARHELKEWIMDNGVVNGKFVKKVGSEEVDSSLLALPIYGFIEPNNEIFLNTLKQIETDLMDHGLVKRYKRDFLGEAKYPFTLTSLWLARVYAMLGRFDEAKNIIGTIISISKPTYLIGEHVDPIRKEFTGNYPQAFAQANLILALDDLADAIDERKKEEEKRKSEQNE from the coding sequence GTGAAATCTTTACCTTGTATTAATAATGAATTTACAGGAGCCTTAATTGATGGAACAAAAATTGTTTGGTTGCCTTTTCCTAGGTATGATTCATCACCCGTTTTTTCATATTTATTGGATGAAAATAGAGGAGGATTTTTTGATATTTCAGGTGAAGTTTTAAAACAAGAATATATTATACCTAATGTGCTTTTAACAACGTTAAAGGATGGAAGTGAAATTACTGATTCATTACTTAGAGGAGAACATAGTTTAATTAGAAAGATTGTAGCTAAATCTCCCTTAATAGTAAATATTTATCCTACATTTAATTACGGAAAAAATAAAGCAGTTGTAGAACAAATTGGAAAAAACGTTTATAAATTTTCTAATGTAGAAAGCACGGAATTTCTTGAAGTTCACTTTGTTTTCGACAATATAGAAAAAATCTCATCAAATTCATGGAGAATAAATGGAGAAGGATATATTTACTTAGGATACTTCCAAGATGAGAGATTCGGAATTTACGGTAAAAATATAGTTACTTTTGATCCTGCTAGAGGACTGGAAAGAACTATAAATTATTGGAAAAATGAAATGAAAAGAGGAAGAAGTAAAGGAAAACTGCTTAACCTTGATATTCCAGGATTTTCCGGGGAAGAGATTTTAGATGCTTATCAGAATTCTTCAGGAATACTTTTAGGATTATTGTATAATCCTACGGGGGCAGTAGTAGCTGCGCCTACAACTTCTTTGCCTGAAATAGAAGGAGGAAGCAGAAACTGGGATTATAGATTTGCATGGGTTAGAGATTCATCTATAATTGCTGATGCTTTAATATCTGCTGGATATTCTAATGAAGCTAGACGTATAATAGAATTCTTATCTAGAATGGTATCATTTACTACTAAGCCTTTTATGTATCCATTATATGGTGTTGATGGTTCTGTTCCTCCAAAAGAAATAGAAATACCATGGCTTTCTGGCTATGCTAATTCAAAGCCTATAAGAGTAGGAAATGCAGCAGCTGCACAATTGCAACTTGATTTAGAAGGATTCTTTTTGGACGCAATGTACAAATACTATAGGGCTACAGGTGATGAAAATTATATAAAAGCTCACTTAGACGTTATAGAATATATAGCTGATTGGGTATCAGAAAACTGGAAATTAAAAGACGTAGGAATATGGGAAGAAAGAGGAGTCCAAGAACATTTTATACACTCAAAAGTTATGATGTGGGTAGCGTTAGATAGAGCAGGAAAATTATTAAATGCTATTGATATGGAAAATCCTTGGAAAGATGCTAGACATGAACTTAAAGAATGGATAATGGATAATGGAGTTGTAAATGGAAAATTTGTCAAAAAAGTTGGTAGTGAAGAGGTAGATTCATCATTGCTTGCTTTACCAATATATGGTTTTATAGAACCAAATAATGAAATATTTCTCAATACTTTAAAACAGATAGAGACAGATTTAATGGATCATGGACTAGTTAAAAGATATAAAAGGGACTTTTTAGGAGAAGCTAAATATCCATTTACGTTAACTTCTTTATGGTTAGCTAGAGTTTATGCTATGTTAGGACGTTTTGATGAGGCTAAAAACATAATAGGAACTATAATAAGTATCAGTAAGCCTACGTACTTGATAGGGGAACATGTAGATCCAATAAGGAAAGAATTTACTGGAAATTATCCTCAAGCTTTTGCTCAAGCTAATCTGATATTAGCTTTAGATGATTTAGCTGATGCAATAGATGAAAGAAAGAAGGAAGAGGAAAAAAGAAAATCGGAGCAGAATGAATAA